Proteins from one Candidatus Methylomirabilis sp. genomic window:
- a CDS encoding DnaJ domain-containing protein: MGAWLKRALPLILGLLYVVSPFDLIPDVLVGPGWFDDLAVLALVAYLLWRLQGRTAAGRRGGEAAGEGESRPRAAATDEREEDPYVVLGLEPGASQEEVKTAYRRLVAQYHPDKVNHLGKEFQDLAHRRLIQIQQAYQHLAGRTRRFWRRGS, encoded by the coding sequence ATGGGCGCCTGGCTGAAACGTGCCCTCCCCTTGATCCTGGGGCTCCTGTACGTCGTGAGCCCTTTTGACCTCATCCCCGATGTCCTGGTCGGGCCGGGATGGTTCGATGACCTCGCGGTCCTGGCCCTCGTGGCGTACCTCCTGTGGCGCCTCCAGGGGCGCACGGCCGCGGGGCGCCGGGGCGGGGAGGCCGCCGGAGAAGGGGAGTCGCGCCCCCGCGCCGCGGCGACAGACGAGCGCGAGGAGGACCCCTATGTCGTCCTCGGGCTCGAGCCGGGCGCGTCCCAAGAGGAGGTGAAGACGGCGTACCGGCGGCTGGTCGCCCAGTACCACCCGGACAAGGTCAACCACCTCGGGAAGGAGTTCCAGGACCTGGCCCATCGGCGCCTCATCCAGATCCAGCAGGCCTACCAGCACCTCGCGGGCCGCACTCGCCGCTTCTGGCGCCGCGGGAGCTGA